The genomic window CTGCCGCCGGACCAGCCGCCCCCGCCGCCATACCAGTTGCCGCCCCCGCCGTACCAGCCGCCCGATGTGCTGGCGTAAGTGCCACCCTGGTACGTCGTCGTGCCGACAGTGGCCGCATCGACGCCGGCGGCCGCGGGGACGCCGGCGCCCGGGACGACCTGGGTCGCGTACCCGCTCTCCTGAAGCTCCGCGACGGTCGCGCGGGCCATGGCGTCCGAGCTGGCCCCGGCGTAGAAGACCCACGGGGAGTCGGCGTTCGCGCGGTAATACACATTGAACGCCGCACCCTCGGCCCGGGCGCCACCGAGGAACGCGCCGACTCCGAGGCAAGCCACCATACCTATGAGACGTCGACAATCAAGCATCATATTCCCCTGGTCCGCATGACCCGGCCGGCGTCCACGCCGCGCGTCGCCCGCTAAAGGACACCTTAGTGCACGTTCCGAGGGTCGTTATGCAGGGGCTCCCCGGATCCCGTCCCGGCCGAGCCTTAGATCGAGGGCTCGCCAGTGCGGGCGGCCCATCCGGATGACGACGAGCCCGGCTGCCATCGGCCTTGCCGAGCCCGCTGGCTCATGGGACGGCGTCGGTCCCCGTCGGCGGCGGGGCCCGTCGAGGAGCGGGACCTTCGGGCGCAGGCTTTGCGACGACGGGATGCGGAGCCCCGGCCCGATTCCGGGCCGGGCAAAAAAGGAGGCACAAGCATGAGCCATCAGAATCCGAACCAGGGCGGGGCGCCACTCGCCGCGAGCAAGGGGCCGGTCGGGTCGCCGGCGGACATCCGGGAGCACATGGAGGTGCTCGCGTCGGACGGGACGAAGGTCGGCCGGGTCGATCACGTGCAGGGCGATCACATCAGGCTGACGAAGAATGACAGCCCGGACGGGCAGCACCACCTCATCCCGATCTCCTGGGTGGCGAAGGTCCACGACCACATCCACCTGAACCGGAATCACCGGGAGGTCCAGGCCGGCTGGCAGACGGAGGGCACGGTGTCGGCGGGCTCGGCCGGGGCGGACCCGCGTCGGGGGATGCCGTGGGATCGGGCGGGCTCGGCGTTCTCGTCCAATCGAGCCGGCCAGACCTCGACCGGCGGCGCCGGCCTCGGCGCCCTGGCCGGGGCGGTCGCCGGGGCGGTGGCGACGACGGCGATGAGCGCGGTCACCGGGGCGATCTACGCGCAGGAGGGGCGGCTCGATCGTTGGCGGGAGGACTGGGCCCGCGGGGGGAGGTTCGAGCACGAGGCCGCGGCGAGCAAGGCGGCGGAGTTCCTCGGCTACGACCTGACGAGGGAGCAGGAGAAGGCGGCCGGCACGGCCCTGCACTACGGGGTCGGAGTGGGATCGGCCGCGATCTACGGGGCATTCCGCCACCACATCCCCGTTCCGTCGGCGATCCGCGGGCTCGGCTTCGGCGCGGCCCTTTGGCTGCTCCTGGATGAGGGGGCCATGCCCGCCCTGGGGGTGACCCCGGGGCCGAAGGCCTTCCCCAGGGCCACGCACGCCCGCGGGCTGGCCGGGCACCTCGTCTACGGCCTCGTGACCGAGGGCGTCCTCGCCGCGGTCGATCGCTGGCTGCCCGGACGCTCGCGGTGAACCCGGGCGGGCGGGTCCGGGGTCCGATGGCGAGGCGGGCGCGGGCGGGGGTACATTGGGGTGCGGCGCGGGGCCCTGCCCCTCGCCCGCCCGCGGCCGTCCCGCTCGTCCCGACCCGAGATCCGCCCATGCCCGATGATCCCTCGAAGACGACGAACACCGGGACCGACCCGGCGGGATGGTCCGTCGACGTCGACCCGGCACGCCCGGGCGAGGACCGCGTCCTCGTGGTGGTGGACGTCCAGAACGACTTCTGCCCCGGCGGTGCGCTCGCCGTGCCCGGCGGGGACGAGGTGCCGGCGGTCATCAACGAGCTCTCGCGGCAATTCGACCACGTCATCCTGACGCAGGACTGGCACCCCGCCGGCCACCTCTCGTTCGCCTCCAGCCACCCCGGCGCCAGGCCCTTCGCGACGGTCGAGCTGCCGTACGGGCCACAAGTCCTCTGGCCGGACCACTGCGTCCAGGACACCGAGGGGGCGCGGTTCCACCCGGGCCTGGCCGTCCGCAACTGCGAGCTGATCGTCCGCAAGGGCTACCGCCGCGAGGTCGACAGCTACTCCGCCTTCCGCGACAACGACCGCCGCTCCCCGACCGGCCTGGCGGGATACCTCCGCGAGCGAGGGCTCCGCCGGCTCTTCGTCGTCGGACTGGCCACCGACTTCTGCGTCGCCTACACGGCCCTGGACGCCCGCCGGCTGGGGTTCGAGGTCACCGTCATCGAGGCCGGCTGCCGCGCCATCGACCTGGACGGCTCGCTCGGGGCGGCGTGGGAGCAGATGGAGGAGGCCGGTGTGATGCGGGGATAGGACTAACCACAGAGGCACAGAGGGCACAGAGAAGACAAAGAGGAGAAGAGGGAGGGAGAGGATAGGAGAGAGGAGAGAGGGGGACGGAGACAGGAGAGAGGGGAGGAGATAGGATAGAGGGGGGGGGAGGAGATAGGAGAGAGAGACGGGAGGAGATAGAAGGAGAAAGAGAGGAGGGAAGAACGAAGAAATGAGGAACGGAAGGGACCGGGGTGTTCAGGGGGGTGGTGGTCATTCCTGCTTGTTGGAGATGAGGATGCCCTGGGCCAGCAGCTTCTGGCGGAGGGGGGAGGTGAGCTTCGCGACGCGCAGGGCCAGGACGGTGTCGCCGAGGCGTTCGGCGTCCTTGCGGAGGGCGGCGGCGACGCGGTCGGCGGTCTCGCGGTCGGGGCACCGGATGAGGGTCGCGGGGGCGGCCCGGGCGGTCCGCACCCAGCCCGCCCAGTCGGCGACCTGGCGGAGGACATTCGCGGGGGGCTCGTGGCCGGCGGCCCGCTTCAGCCGGCCCAGGATCTCGTCGGGCTTCATCCCGGCCGAGACGGCGCGGACGACGGAGTCGCGGGTCAGCTTCAGGGTCAACGCGCCCTGGCCGCCCCCCTTCTGGCGCTCGCAGAAGGGGATCAGCTCGGCGGCCGGCGCGGGGTTCAGGCCGATGATCACGACGCTGAAATCGGGCTGGATCACCACGCGGGTCTCGGGGGCGGACGAGGTGCCGGCGGCGGCCGCCCGGGCCTTCTTCCCCTCCGGCGCCGACTCGGCCTCGAAGTAGGCGTCCAGCCGGGGCAGGCGGGCGAGGCAGGGCCGGCCCTCGGCGTCTCCACCCACCTGGAAGCATCCCAGCAGGACGAGATGGGCGAGCACGCCCCCGATCGCCTCGCGGGACGCCGCCTCCCTGCGGCGGGGCACCGCCGGGATCAGCCGGCCGCGGCTGTAGACGACGACCTGATTCGGCTCCAGGCCCAGGTGCAGCGGGCTGAACTCCCGGAACGAGAGGTGGTCCAGGATGCTCCGGATCGCGTAGAAGACGCCCTCCTCCAGCGACGAGAACGCGCGGTGGAATGAGCGGCGGAGCGCCCTGTGGTCGTC from Aquisphaera giovannonii includes these protein-coding regions:
- a CDS encoding DUF1440 domain-containing protein, coding for MSHQNPNQGGAPLAASKGPVGSPADIREHMEVLASDGTKVGRVDHVQGDHIRLTKNDSPDGQHHLIPISWVAKVHDHIHLNRNHREVQAGWQTEGTVSAGSAGADPRRGMPWDRAGSAFSSNRAGQTSTGGAGLGALAGAVAGAVATTAMSAVTGAIYAQEGRLDRWREDWARGGRFEHEAAASKAAEFLGYDLTREQEKAAGTALHYGVGVGSAAIYGAFRHHIPVPSAIRGLGFGAALWLLLDEGAMPALGVTPGPKAFPRATHARGLAGHLVYGLVTEGVLAAVDRWLPGRSR
- the pncA gene encoding bifunctional nicotinamidase/pyrazinamidase, which encodes MPDDPSKTTNTGTDPAGWSVDVDPARPGEDRVLVVVDVQNDFCPGGALAVPGGDEVPAVINELSRQFDHVILTQDWHPAGHLSFASSHPGARPFATVELPYGPQVLWPDHCVQDTEGARFHPGLAVRNCELIVRKGYRREVDSYSAFRDNDRRSPTGLAGYLRERGLRRLFVVGLATDFCVAYTALDARRLGFEVTVIEAGCRAIDLDGSLGAAWEQMEEAGVMRG